In one Novosphingobium humi genomic region, the following are encoded:
- a CDS encoding VOC family protein, with protein MAEKLTCGVHHVGLTVPDLDQAHAFFCDVLGFDVVGGRPDYPAIFVSDGTILLTLWRAADPITARAFDRRANIGLHHLSLAVPDDAALDEAWEKISAHPEVVVDMAPEAMRSGSSMRHFLVFIPGGIRLEFATTKIKA; from the coding sequence ATGGCTGAGAAACTGACCTGCGGTGTTCACCATGTAGGCCTCACTGTTCCCGATCTCGATCAGGCACACGCATTCTTCTGTGACGTGCTGGGTTTTGATGTGGTCGGCGGCAGGCCGGACTATCCCGCGATTTTCGTGTCTGATGGCACAATCCTTCTCACTCTCTGGCGCGCGGCCGACCCGATTACCGCCCGCGCTTTTGATCGCCGCGCCAATATCGGCCTGCATCATCTGTCACTGGCTGTCCCAGACGATGCCGCTTTGGATGAGGCATGGGAAAAGATAAGCGCCCATCCCGAAGTCGTTGTTGACATGGCGCCCGAAGCGATGCGCTCAGGGTCGTCGATGAGGCATTTCCTTGTCTTCATTCCCGGCGGCATCCGCCTCGAATTCGCGACCACTAAAATAAAGGCATAA
- a CDS encoding pyridoxamine 5'-phosphate oxidase family protein, translated as MSHNFLKIMFGPRSRAMQEADGSRASYARMEARAGETDILTSRELDFIAARDSFYLASLSEEGWPYVQHRGGPAGFLRQISGNRLGFADYSGNRQFLSTANLAADDRVSLFLMDYPNRRRLKLIGHAHTADDPETVAALMTSGYDAVVERAFVIDIIGFDWNCPQHITPRFTEAQIAEANRPLLDDIALLRARIAELEELDHG; from the coding sequence ATGTCACACAACTTCCTGAAGATTATGTTCGGCCCACGATCACGCGCGATGCAGGAAGCCGACGGCTCGCGGGCATCCTATGCGCGGATGGAGGCGCGCGCGGGCGAGACGGACATTCTCACCAGCCGCGAACTGGATTTCATTGCCGCGCGCGACAGCTTCTATCTGGCCAGTCTCAGCGAAGAGGGCTGGCCCTATGTCCAGCATCGCGGCGGACCGGCGGGCTTTTTGCGCCAGATTTCCGGAAACCGCCTTGGCTTTGCCGACTACAGCGGCAACCGTCAGTTTCTCTCGACTGCGAACCTGGCCGCCGACGACCGGGTCAGCCTGTTCCTGATGGATTATCCCAACCGGCGTCGGCTGAAACTGATCGGCCATGCCCATACCGCCGACGATCCTGAAACGGTCGCGGCGCTGATGACGTCAGGTTACGATGCCGTGGTAGAGCGGGCCTTCGTGATCGACATCATCGGGTTCGACTGGAACTGCCCCCAACATATCACTCCCCGCTTCACAGAGGCGCAGATTGCCGAAGCCAACCGGCCCCTGCTGGATGACATTGCCCTGTTGCGCGCCCGCATTGCTGAATTGGAAGAATTGGATCATGGCTGA
- a CDS encoding TetR/AcrR family transcriptional regulator, giving the protein MKVKRALTDRESAIPALAEAFREHGFEGATLATLSKATDLGKGSLYNFFPGGKEEMMEAVLEHIDGWFAKAIFSPLEQVSDPAAAVTAMFDDVTAYFRSGRRVCVVGCLGLNSSGETFAVKVKDYFARWIAALAHCLEVGKVPTALALAEEAVSGIQGAIVLARALGDEASFERIVHRLRSTLLDAINRQG; this is encoded by the coding sequence GTGAAGGTCAAACGCGCCCTCACTGACCGCGAAAGCGCCATCCCGGCGCTGGCCGAAGCCTTTCGCGAACACGGCTTCGAGGGCGCGACTTTGGCAACCCTGTCCAAGGCCACCGACCTTGGCAAGGGCAGTCTCTACAACTTCTTCCCCGGCGGGAAGGAGGAGATGATGGAGGCGGTTCTTGAACATATCGACGGCTGGTTCGCCAAGGCGATCTTCTCCCCCTTGGAGCAGGTTTCTGATCCCGCAGCGGCGGTCACGGCCATGTTTGACGATGTTACCGCCTATTTCCGCTCCGGAAGGCGGGTATGCGTGGTCGGGTGCCTTGGGCTGAATTCTTCGGGTGAGACCTTCGCGGTCAAGGTGAAGGATTATTTTGCACGCTGGATCGCTGCGTTGGCCCATTGCCTCGAAGTGGGTAAGGTTCCAACGGCGCTGGCTCTGGCTGAAGAGGCGGTTTCCGGCATTCAGGGCGCCATCGTTCTGGCGCGGGCGCTTGGTGATGAGGCGAGCTTTGAGCGCATCGTTCACCGCCTCCGGTCGACCTTGCTGGATGCCATAAATCGCCAGGGCTGA
- a CDS encoding DUF1348 family protein — MSRPPLPPFTHDSAVEKVRLAEDGWNTRDAAKVALAYTLDTRWRNRVEFATNRQEAQAFLERKWNKEHEYRLIKELWAFTGNRIAVRYAYEYRDDAGQWYRAYGNENWQFAEDGLMSNRHASINEMPIKDADRLFHWPLGRRPDDHASLSDLGL, encoded by the coding sequence ATGTCCCGTCCCCCGTTGCCCCCGTTCACCCACGATAGCGCCGTTGAAAAGGTCCGCTTGGCCGAAGATGGCTGGAACACCCGCGATGCGGCCAAGGTCGCGCTGGCCTACACGCTCGACACCCGCTGGCGTAACCGGGTCGAGTTCGCGACCAACCGTCAGGAGGCGCAGGCCTTCCTTGAGCGCAAGTGGAACAAGGAACACGAATACCGGCTTATCAAGGAATTGTGGGCCTTTACCGGCAACCGTATTGCGGTGCGCTATGCCTATGAGTATCGTGATGACGCCGGTCAGTGGTACCGGGCCTATGGCAACGAGAATTGGCAATTTGCTGAAGACGGACTGATGTCAAACCGCCACGCAAGCATCAACGAAATGCCGATCAAGGACGCGGACCGCCTGTTCCACTGGCCGCTCGGCCGCCGTCCCGATGACCACGCCTCGCTGAGCGACCTCGGCCTGTGA
- the cynS gene encoding cyanase: protein MTQVQVTQTARKALTEAVIQAKAQKKLSWTAIAANSGLSREFVTAALLGQHPLPASAAEAVGETLGLTADEIALLQAIPVRGSFPEGVPTDPTMYRFYEIIQVYATTLKSLVHEDFGDGIISAINFKLKLEKREDPEGGHRCVITLDGKYLPTKPF, encoded by the coding sequence ATGACACAAGTGCAAGTGACCCAGACCGCCCGCAAGGCGCTGACCGAAGCCGTGATTCAGGCCAAGGCGCAGAAGAAGTTGAGCTGGACTGCTATCGCTGCCAACAGCGGCCTCTCGCGCGAATTCGTCACCGCCGCCCTACTCGGCCAGCACCCGCTGCCCGCGAGCGCCGCCGAAGCCGTCGGCGAAACGCTCGGCCTCACCGCCGATGAGATCGCGCTGCTTCAGGCAATCCCGGTTCGTGGCAGCTTTCCGGAAGGCGTGCCGACCGACCCGACCATGTATCGCTTTTACGAGATCATTCAGGTCTATGCGACGACCCTGAAGTCTCTCGTTCACGAGGATTTCGGCGACGGCATCATCAGTGCCATCAATTTCAAACTCAAGCTTGAAAAGCGCGAAGACCCCGAAGGCGGCCACCGCTGCGTCATTACGCTCGACGGCAAGTATCTTCCCACCAAGCCCTTCTGA
- a CDS encoding carbonic anhydrase encodes MQRLIEGFKKFREGEYPERIPLFQDLATKQEPGTLFVTCSDSRVVPEFITQSEPGDMFVIRNAGNIIPSFGLHHGGVSATVEYAVAVLGVADIVVCGHSDCGAMTAIASGADLSTLPAVSSWLHHADAAKAINDAHSHSCKSSKVAGMVRENVIAQLANLRTHPSVALALSEGRVRLHGWVYDIGEGSIMTYDAASGRFMDLVEYPETDATGLAFAA; translated from the coding sequence ATGCAAAGGCTGATCGAAGGGTTCAAAAAGTTCAGGGAAGGGGAATATCCCGAACGCATTCCTCTCTTCCAAGACCTCGCCACAAAGCAGGAGCCGGGCACGCTCTTTGTGACCTGCTCGGACAGCCGGGTTGTCCCCGAATTTATCACCCAGAGCGAACCGGGTGACATGTTCGTCATCCGCAATGCGGGCAACATTATTCCCTCGTTTGGTCTTCATCACGGCGGCGTTTCCGCAACGGTTGAATATGCTGTCGCCGTTCTGGGCGTCGCGGATATCGTGGTATGCGGTCACTCCGATTGCGGCGCAATGACGGCCATTGCCAGCGGCGCCGACCTGAGCACCCTGCCGGCCGTTTCAAGCTGGTTGCACCATGCCGATGCCGCAAAGGCGATCAACGACGCCCATTCGCATAGCTGCAAGTCCAGCAAGGTTGCCGGAATGGTGCGCGAAAACGTCATCGCCCAGCTTGCCAACCTGCGCACTCACCCCTCCGTCGCTCTGGCTCTCTCCGAGGGACGCGTTCGCCTCCACGGGTGGGTCTATGACATCGGTGAAGGCTCGATCATGACCTATGACGCTGCGAGCGGTCGGTTCATGGATCTGGTCGAATATCCTGAGACGGACGCGACCGGCTTAGCCTTCGCCGCCTGA
- the cynR gene encoding transcriptional regulator CynR gives MLLRHLRYLSAVVEHGSFTRAAQALHVSQPALSQQIRQLEEQLGVQLLDRSGKSVRATDAGATYLSHVHRAFREIDAAGRAARDVNDLSSGRLRLGFTPSFSGYLIAPLARRFREKYPGITLDLLALSQDEIEAALADDKLDCAIAFWASSVTGIALQPLHTERLSLIARHDHAVMATDVIDIACVESQEMVLLSESFATRQTIDKHFKQHGIKPKVVIETSSMTTLIELVRSGSLVTVLPDAVAFERDDLRFRPLLPAIKERRVVLLQREGGYRSAAARAFVDTLDLFVQNLGAALLK, from the coding sequence ATGCTCCTTCGTCACCTTCGTTACCTCTCGGCGGTTGTCGAACATGGCAGCTTCACGCGCGCGGCTCAGGCCCTGCACGTATCCCAACCCGCGCTGTCGCAGCAGATCCGCCAGTTGGAGGAGCAATTGGGCGTGCAACTGCTGGACCGTTCGGGAAAATCTGTGCGCGCCACGGATGCTGGCGCAACATACCTGAGCCATGTGCACCGGGCCTTTCGCGAGATTGACGCGGCAGGCCGCGCCGCGCGTGATGTCAATGATCTCAGCTCCGGCAGGTTGCGCCTCGGCTTTACCCCCAGCTTCAGCGGTTATCTGATTGCGCCGCTCGCACGGCGGTTCCGCGAGAAATATCCCGGGATCACGCTCGATCTGCTCGCCTTGTCGCAGGACGAGATTGAAGCCGCGCTTGCCGATGACAAGCTGGATTGCGCCATTGCCTTCTGGGCTTCCAGCGTCACCGGCATTGCCTTGCAACCACTGCACACCGAACGGTTATCGCTGATTGCCCGGCACGATCACGCGGTGATGGCGACCGATGTGATCGATATTGCGTGTGTCGAGAGCCAGGAGATGGTTTTGTTAAGCGAAAGCTTTGCCACACGCCAAACCATCGACAAGCATTTCAAGCAGCATGGGATCAAGCCGAAGGTTGTCATCGAAACAAGTTCGATGACAACCCTCATCGAACTTGTGAGGTCCGGTTCATTGGTGACGGTTCTTCCTGATGCCGTCGCTTTTGAAAGAGACGATCTGCGCTTTCGGCCGCTCCTCCCTGCGATCAAGGAACGCAGGGTGGTCTTACTGCAACGAGAGGGCGGCTATCGTTCCGCCGCGGCGAGGGCATTTGTTGATACGCTCGACCTGTTTGTGCAAAATCTTGGCGCGGCCTTGCTGAAATAG
- a CDS encoding malic enzyme-like NAD(P)-binding protein: MSGAGSAPYAAAGLYAHGGRGGGSVSARSGARRAACDRPVVFPLSHPVSHGKAHPADVPASSDGRAIIGTGSPFAIEGITQVNNVYVFPGIGLGVPAARASPVSDAIFLATTACPRSARVAAMARY; this comes from the coding sequence GTGTCAGGCGCTGGATCTGCCCCATATGCTGCCGCTGGTTTATATGCCCACGGTGGGCGAGGGGGGGGCAGCGTTTCAGCCAGATCTGGCGCAAGGCGCGCGGCCTGTGACCGGCCCGTTGTCTTTCCGCTGTCCCATCCGGTCTCGCATGGCAAAGCCCATCCCGCCGATGTGCCGGCATCGAGCGACGGGCGGGCCATCATCGGCACCGGCAGCCCCTTTGCCATCGAAGGCATCACACAGGTCAACAATGTCTATGTCTTTCCCGGCATCGGCCTTGGCGTTCCGGCGGCCCGCGCATCACCGGTGAGTGACGCGATATTTCTGGCCACAACCGCTTGCCCCAGATCAGCCCGAGTGGCGGCCATGGCAAGATATTGA
- a CDS encoding alginate export family protein, translating into MTSFPRRPGGGAALLLALFSSAAAHAQVVGPPDGISQALAAPLSEAYPADGAGDGVTSAGYNQSRWVEDWSKLRDPAKRRSIIDHLKFIPLDAAGDIYLTLSGEWRLRVNETTNPDLKDAQAQRQDIARIVGGADLHIGPHIRVYAELAHAGISGRNIGTPSGYLDNTAIVQQSFADVTAKVAGVKLGVRYGRQTFSDGPNLLLVPRDNNTIFLSYNGFRGWAKARHMRIDMFDFTPTRPGQQGTGDDLNKDTRRFSGISGGLRIPNDWLGGSKLYLDPFYWRLRNTAAIWGPTTAHEVREFYGLHLWGDAGPVNLDWTVNYQGGHYDNRPISAWQVLMAQSYRLGRNHSAPRVGFHADYATGGGAFGTGKLTTALAPLGNNIYYSYQLYATPTNLVAIAPNVSFQPASNLRVSLEYQFSWRETVHDAVYRANGTAFAGTQNAAGRKIAETARAQAVWTLSPHVSVTGRYEHLHAGLALTNAGFKSSDFFAGWISFRF; encoded by the coding sequence ATGACCAGTTTTCCGCGACGCCCCGGCGGCGGCGCTGCCCTTTTGCTCGCCCTTTTTTCCAGTGCTGCGGCCCATGCGCAGGTGGTCGGCCCGCCCGACGGCATCAGTCAGGCGCTGGCCGCGCCCCTGTCCGAAGCCTATCCGGCCGATGGCGCGGGCGACGGGGTGACCAGCGCAGGCTATAACCAGTCCCGCTGGGTCGAGGATTGGAGCAAACTGCGCGATCCGGCCAAACGGCGGAGCATCATAGACCATCTCAAATTCATCCCGCTCGATGCGGCGGGCGACATTTACCTTACGCTTTCGGGTGAATGGCGGTTGCGCGTGAATGAGACTACCAACCCGGACCTGAAAGATGCGCAGGCCCAAAGGCAGGATATCGCCCGCATCGTGGGCGGGGCGGACCTGCATATCGGTCCGCATATCCGCGTTTATGCCGAACTGGCCCATGCGGGCATTTCGGGGCGCAATATCGGTACGCCATCGGGTTATCTGGACAATACCGCCATTGTTCAGCAGTCCTTTGCCGATGTCACCGCCAAGGTGGCCGGGGTCAAGCTGGGCGTGCGCTATGGCCGCCAGACCTTTTCCGACGGGCCGAACCTGCTGCTGGTGCCGCGCGACAATAACACGATCTTTCTGTCCTATAACGGTTTCCGGGGCTGGGCGAAGGCGCGGCATATGCGGATCGACATGTTTGATTTTACTCCCACCCGCCCCGGACAACAGGGCACGGGCGACGATCTGAACAAGGACACGCGCCGGTTTTCGGGTATTTCGGGGGGCTTGCGCATTCCCAATGACTGGCTGGGCGGATCGAAACTCTATCTCGATCCCTTTTACTGGCGCCTGCGCAACACGGCGGCGATCTGGGGGCCGACAACCGCCCATGAGGTGCGTGAATTCTACGGCCTGCATCTGTGGGGCGATGCCGGGCCGGTAAACCTTGACTGGACCGTCAACTATCAGGGCGGGCATTATGACAATCGCCCGATCTCGGCCTGGCAGGTGCTGATGGCGCAATCCTATCGCCTTGGGCGCAACCACTCGGCACCCCGCGTGGGCTTTCATGCCGATTATGCCACCGGCGGCGGGGCCTTTGGCACGGGCAAGCTGACGACCGCGCTCGCGCCCCTGGGCAACAATATCTATTACAGCTATCAACTCTATGCCACGCCGACCAATCTGGTCGCTATCGCGCCCAATGTCAGTTTCCAGCCCGCATCGAACCTGCGCGTATCGCTGGAATATCAGTTCTCATGGCGCGAAACGGTTCATGATGCGGTTTATCGCGCCAATGGCACGGCCTTTGCCGGAACCCAGAATGCGGCGGGGCGCAAGATCGCCGAAACCGCCCGCGCGCAGGCCGTCTGGACTCTTTCGCCCCACGTCTCCGTGACCGGCCGTTATGAGCATCTCCACGCAGGGCTGGCGTTGACCAATGCCGGTTTCAAAAGCTCGGATTTCTTCGCCGGCTGGATCAGCTTCCGCTTCTGA
- a CDS encoding dicarboxylate/amino acid:cation symporter: MHHIASTGAIASPSDMRRPWYRHLYVQVLFAIAAGVLLGHFQPQWGEAMKPIGDAFIKLVKMIIAPVIFLTIVTGIAGMRDLASVGRVAGKAFAYFLTFSTLALFVGLIVANVVHPGAGLNIDPATLDAAKVAGYAEKAHETTVTGFLVAIIPDTFVGALSEGSILQTLFVAILMGTSLALLGERTERLVAALEEVSLAIFKVVAILMRAAPLGAFGAMAFTIGKYGTGALVHLAGLVATFYLTSLLFVIVVLGLVGWACGFSIFRLVAYLKDELLLVLGTSSSESALPSLIEKMERAGCPKSIVGLVVPTGYSFNLDGTNIYMTLAALFIAQACNVDLSLGQQLSLLAVAMLSSKGAAGVTGAGFITLAATLSIVPSVPVAGMALILGIDRFMSECRSLTNFIGNAVATVVVSRWEGKLNTAQLALALNGGATASAPFTPAQAPQAAE, from the coding sequence GCCCCTGGTACAGACATCTCTATGTCCAGGTTCTGTTTGCCATTGCCGCAGGCGTGCTGCTCGGCCATTTCCAGCCCCAGTGGGGCGAGGCGATGAAGCCGATTGGCGACGCCTTCATCAAGCTGGTCAAGATGATCATTGCTCCGGTCATCTTTCTGACCATCGTGACCGGGATAGCGGGCATGCGCGATCTGGCCTCGGTGGGCCGGGTGGCGGGCAAGGCCTTTGCCTATTTCCTGACCTTTTCCACGCTGGCGCTGTTTGTCGGGCTGATCGTGGCCAATGTCGTCCATCCCGGTGCGGGGCTGAATATCGATCCGGCCACGCTCGATGCCGCAAAAGTCGCCGGCTATGCCGAAAAGGCGCATGAAACCACGGTCACCGGCTTTCTGGTGGCCATCATCCCGGACACATTCGTCGGCGCCCTGTCCGAGGGCAGCATTTTGCAGACGCTGTTTGTGGCGATCCTGATGGGCACCAGCCTTGCCTTGCTGGGCGAACGCACCGAGCGCCTTGTGGCGGCGCTGGAGGAGGTGTCGCTGGCGATTTTCAAGGTGGTGGCGATCCTGATGCGGGCGGCTCCGCTGGGTGCGTTTGGCGCAATGGCCTTCACTATCGGCAAATATGGCACCGGGGCGCTGGTCCATCTGGCCGGGCTGGTGGCCACGTTCTATCTCACCTCGCTGCTGTTCGTGATCGTGGTGCTGGGTCTGGTGGGCTGGGCCTGCGGCTTTTCGATCTTCAGGCTGGTGGCCTATCTCAAGGATGAACTGCTGCTCGTGCTGGGCACATCCTCGTCCGAAAGCGCGCTGCCCAGTCTGATCGAAAAGATGGAGCGGGCCGGTTGCCCCAAGTCGATTGTCGGCCTTGTCGTGCCGACGGGCTATTCCTTCAATCTGGACGGCACCAATATCTATATGACGCTGGCCGCGCTCTTCATCGCGCAGGCCTGCAATGTGGATCTGTCCCTTGGCCAGCAATTGTCGCTGCTGGCGGTCGCGATGCTCTCGTCTAAGGGCGCAGCGGGGGTAACGGGCGCGGGCTTCATCACGCTGGCGGCTACCTTGTCCATCGTGCCCAGCGTGCCGGTGGCGGGCATGGCGCTGATCCTGGGCATCGACCGCTTTATGAGCGAATGCCGCAGCCTGACCAATTTCATCGGCAATGCGGTGGCCACGGTCGTCGTTTCGCGCTGGGAAGGCAAGCTGAACACGGCGCAGCTGGCGCTTGCCCTGAATGGCGGGGCCACCGCCAGCGCGCCCTTCACCCCTGCGCAGGCCCCTCAGGCCGCAGAATAA